The proteins below come from a single Cyanobacterium stanieri LEGE 03274 genomic window:
- a CDS encoding DUF4332 domain-containing protein, giving the protein MILSVAIAQLPGIHPLEVKQLQSHGIQTNIDLLKSTTNPQQKTLLASKMGLNIKLLSKWVALSNLACAQSIGTKYCGLLLHAGIPSLKHLSTTSAPQLHRQIMRLQVSTFKRKDLCPPISLVEQWIKEAKQLTIGKN; this is encoded by the coding sequence ATGATACTTTCCGTTGCGATCGCCCAGCTCCCCGGAATTCATCCCCTAGAAGTTAAACAACTACAATCCCATGGTATCCAAACCAATATCGATTTACTCAAAAGCACCACCAACCCACAACAAAAAACATTACTCGCCAGTAAAATGGGATTAAACATTAAACTACTCAGTAAATGGGTTGCTTTATCTAATTTAGCTTGTGCGCAGAGTATTGGAACAAAATATTGCGGTTTGTTACTCCATGCGGGTATTCCTTCCCTAAAACACCTTAGCACCACATCCGCTCCACAACTGCATCGTCAAATTATGCGTCTTCAGGTATCAACCTTCAAAAGAAAAGATTTATGCCCCCCCATATCCCTTGTAGAGCAATGGATTAAGGAAGCAAAACAGTTAACCATAGGTAAGAATTAA
- a CDS encoding response regulator, with amino-acid sequence MANNSKSSSALRKIWLNWTLKTKLGFSFATLTFAVSIIFSLMVGQWVKHQVEEDKTFLLKQINRELLTSFQQGMLERYKDINNIAVLSEFRSTTGNNEARRFLLNQLQENYTNYAWIGFANNEGVVEVSTGQILEGVNVNQRPWFVEGLQSSFVGDVHDAKLLAKILPPPDDGDVLRFLDISTPVYDENGQLRGVLGAHLSWEWVKSLEDSLMRNIGQQGQIDVLIVSQEGDILLNSGREDMGDLKIDKNLFLELPTQSDGYVSKRANIDNREYLISYGVDQGYLDYPGLGWRVVVKQESAIAFKPAYYLQKQVLFWGLVLASIASIIGWKIAQRVTKPILTLSKQAENITAGDRENSIQVYQGKDAIAILSSSLHKLVHTLIKQEKSLKKINQELEKKVRHRTEELEKAKELAEKANRAKSEFLSSMSHELRTPLNAILGFAQLMGDDQHLSGENKENLMIIIKSGEHLLSLINDVLDLSKIEAGKITLNENPFNFQEVLASLKSMLQIKATEKNVQLNFNLQEDLPEFIITDEGKLRQVLLNLLSNSIKFTKKGSVNLHAELLNPHTLHFRVEDTGMGIAPDELGKLFSSFFQSQSGRQSQQGSGLGLIISQEFVHLMGGNIQVTSVMNKGSIFDFTISFKSADAPSILPLMENNHQQLRLAPSQSLYRILVVDDNESNRKLLTKLLIPVGFQVKQAEDGLEAIARTQNWYPHLILMDIGMPNMNGDEATKIIKKWSKENAQNIVIIALTAHAFMEERQIILASGCDDVISKPFSQALLFEKIKDYLNLEYIYETPLTIERLTVIEKETYIQSNNTTKILIAEDNRVNQKLLVNLIKKIGYSADVASNGAEVINALETKRYDLIFMDMEMPIMDGLEATRKIHQLYTPETIPAIVAMTANDDDDSRGKCFHVGMNDYLTKPINVQKLTRVIKKYVSN; translated from the coding sequence ATGGCTAATAACTCTAAATCAAGCTCCGCCCTGCGTAAAATTTGGTTAAATTGGACATTAAAAACTAAGCTAGGTTTTTCATTTGCTACCCTAACTTTTGCTGTCTCCATTATTTTTAGCTTAATGGTGGGACAATGGGTAAAACACCAAGTAGAAGAAGATAAAACCTTTTTACTCAAACAAATTAACCGAGAATTATTAACTAGCTTTCAACAGGGAATGTTGGAACGTTATAAAGATATAAATAATATAGCCGTATTATCTGAATTTCGCTCCACCACAGGTAATAATGAAGCAAGGCGTTTTTTACTCAATCAGTTACAAGAAAACTATACCAATTATGCTTGGATTGGTTTTGCTAATAATGAAGGGGTTGTGGAGGTTAGCACAGGGCAAATTTTGGAGGGGGTAAATGTCAATCAGCGCCCCTGGTTTGTGGAAGGTTTACAATCTTCTTTTGTGGGAGATGTCCATGATGCGAAGTTATTGGCGAAAATTCTTCCTCCCCCTGATGATGGTGATGTGTTACGTTTTTTAGATATATCTACCCCCGTATATGATGAGAATGGGCAGTTAAGGGGGGTGTTGGGGGCGCATTTGAGTTGGGAATGGGTGAAGTCGTTGGAAGATAGTTTGATGAGGAATATCGGGCAACAAGGGCAAATTGATGTGCTAATTGTTAGTCAGGAGGGGGATATTCTTCTTAATTCGGGCAGGGAAGATATGGGAGATTTAAAGATTGATAAAAATCTTTTTTTGGAGTTACCCACCCAGAGTGATGGTTATGTGAGTAAACGGGCTAATATTGATAATCGAGAATATTTGATCAGTTATGGTGTGGATCAGGGTTATTTAGATTATCCAGGGTTAGGGTGGCGAGTGGTGGTAAAGCAAGAAAGTGCGATCGCCTTTAAACCTGCCTATTATTTACAAAAACAGGTGCTATTTTGGGGTTTAGTGTTAGCCAGTATCGCTTCAATTATCGGTTGGAAAATAGCCCAAAGGGTTACCAAACCCATATTAACCCTTAGTAAACAAGCAGAAAATATTACCGCAGGGGATAGGGAAAACTCTATCCAAGTTTATCAGGGTAAAGATGCGATCGCCATTTTATCCTCTAGTTTACATAAACTTGTCCATACCCTCATAAAACAAGAAAAAAGTCTCAAAAAAATTAATCAAGAATTAGAAAAAAAAGTACGTCATCGCACAGAAGAATTAGAAAAAGCCAAAGAATTGGCAGAAAAAGCTAATCGGGCTAAAAGTGAATTTCTCTCTAGTATGAGCCATGAATTAAGAACCCCCCTTAATGCTATTCTAGGGTTTGCTCAATTGATGGGAGATGATCAACATTTGAGCGGTGAAAACAAAGAAAATTTAATGATTATCATCAAAAGTGGAGAACATTTATTATCCCTTATTAATGATGTTTTGGACTTATCAAAAATTGAAGCAGGTAAAATCACCCTCAACGAAAATCCCTTCAATTTCCAAGAAGTTTTAGCCTCTCTCAAGTCAATGTTACAAATTAAAGCCACAGAAAAAAATGTCCAACTAAACTTTAATTTACAAGAGGATTTACCAGAATTTATTATCACCGATGAAGGAAAACTCAGACAAGTCTTATTAAACCTCCTCAGTAACTCGATCAAATTTACTAAAAAAGGTAGTGTTAACCTTCATGCCGAATTGTTAAACCCCCATACTCTCCATTTTCGGGTAGAAGATACGGGAATGGGTATTGCCCCCGATGAATTAGGGAAGTTATTTTCGAGCTTTTTTCAGTCTCAGTCGGGGCGACAATCACAACAAGGCAGCGGCTTGGGTTTAATTATCTCCCAAGAATTTGTTCATTTGATGGGGGGTAATATTCAAGTTACCAGTGTGATGAATAAGGGTAGCATTTTTGATTTTACTATCTCCTTTAAATCAGCCGATGCGCCTAGTATTTTGCCCCTGATGGAAAATAATCATCAACAATTACGTTTAGCGCCTAGTCAATCTCTTTATCGTATCTTGGTGGTGGATGATAATGAAAGTAATCGTAAATTATTAACTAAGTTATTGATTCCCGTTGGTTTTCAAGTTAAACAGGCAGAAGATGGATTAGAGGCGATCGCCCGTACTCAAAATTGGTATCCTCACCTCATTTTAATGGATATTGGAATGCCTAATATGAATGGGGATGAAGCCACCAAAATTATCAAAAAATGGAGTAAAGAAAACGCACAAAATATCGTTATCATTGCCCTTACTGCCCACGCTTTTATGGAAGAAAGACAAATAATTTTAGCCTCAGGGTGTGATGACGTTATTAGTAAACCATTTTCTCAGGCTCTTTTGTTTGAAAAAATTAAAGATTACCTCAACCTAGAATATATCTATGAAACTCCCCTAACCATAGAAAGATTGACAGTAATTGAAAAAGAAACCTATATTCAATCAAATAATACTACCAAAATTTTGATCGCCGAAGATAATCGAGTCAATCAAAAACTGCTTGTCAATTTAATCAAAAAAATTGGTTACAGTGCCGATGTGGCTAGTAATGGGGCCGAAGTTATCAACGCCCTTGAAACAAAAAGATACGATTTAATTTTTATGGATATGGAAATGCCCATCATGGATGGGTTAGAAGCTACCCGAAAAATTCATCAACTTTACACCCCTGAAACAATTCCCGCTATTGTGGCGATGACTGCCAATGATGATGATGATAGTCGGGGAAAATGTTTTCATGTGGGTATGAATGATTATCTTACTAAGCCTATTAATGTGCAAAAACTCACTAGGGTTATTAAAAAATATGTTAGTAATTGA
- a CDS encoding Ppx/GppA phosphatase family protein codes for MVNINNQSVAYQSLNSSRQLKDCTLGAIDIGTNSIHMVVVEINAQIPSFTIIAKEKDTVRLGDRNLENGNLTVEAMERSLSALKRCKDLADSLKVDQIIAVATSATREAPNGIEFLSRIESELGIKVDLISGQEEARRIYLGVLSGMDFEGRIHSVIDIGGGSTEMVLADPQETRHLSSTKVGAVRLSQDFITTDPVSEKEFIRLQAYIRGMLERPVDEFKNALPEKEKPLLVGTSGTIETIAVIHAMDTQGSEPNPLNGYEISRKDIEAILKKLLKMDYDERASLSGMSDRRAEIIVPGITILLEAMTMLEIDSITICERALREGIIVDWMLQNGYIENRLVFQTNVRARSVMKIAHKYQVDLPHAQRIAQFALKIFDQTQGELHDWGEKEREYLWAAAILHNCGLYISHGAHHKHSYYLIRHAELLGFTEIEVELIAQIARYHRKSKPKRKHESYYCLAHDNRKIIKQMSAMLRLAIALDRRQIGAIKDLECKYDSEYKKLHLQLIPTVKNDDCALELWNLDYKKPIFENEFEVKVLATLTN; via the coding sequence ATGGTAAATATTAATAATCAATCTGTTGCTTATCAGAGCTTAAATAGTTCTCGTCAATTAAAGGATTGTACCCTGGGGGCGATCGATATTGGTACGAATTCCATTCATATGGTGGTGGTGGAAATTAATGCTCAAATTCCTTCGTTTACGATAATTGCTAAGGAAAAAGATACAGTGAGGCTGGGCGATCGCAACTTAGAAAATGGTAATCTAACGGTAGAAGCCATGGAAAGGTCGTTATCTGCCCTCAAACGGTGTAAAGACTTAGCCGATAGTCTAAAAGTAGATCAAATCATTGCCGTAGCCACCAGCGCCACCAGGGAAGCCCCTAACGGCATCGAATTTTTGAGCCGTATAGAATCAGAATTAGGCATCAAAGTTGATTTAATTTCAGGACAAGAAGAAGCCAGAAGAATTTATTTAGGGGTACTATCGGGCATGGATTTTGAAGGGAGAATCCATAGTGTAATCGACATTGGGGGTGGCTCAACGGAAATGGTATTGGCCGATCCCCAAGAAACTCGTCACTTGAGTAGTACCAAAGTAGGCGCTGTAAGGCTCTCCCAAGATTTTATCACCACAGATCCCGTTAGTGAAAAAGAATTTATCCGTCTCCAAGCCTATATCAGAGGAATGTTAGAGCGTCCCGTGGATGAATTTAAAAACGCCCTACCAGAAAAGGAAAAACCCCTGTTGGTGGGTACATCTGGCACCATTGAAACCATTGCCGTTATCCATGCCATGGATACCCAAGGTAGTGAACCAAATCCCCTCAACGGTTATGAAATTTCGAGGAAGGATATTGAAGCCATCCTTAAAAAATTGCTGAAGATGGACTATGACGAAAGGGCTTCTTTGTCGGGAATGTCCGATCGTAGGGCAGAAATCATTGTACCGGGTATCACCATTTTATTAGAAGCCATGACCATGTTGGAAATTGATTCTATCACCATTTGTGAAAGGGCTTTGCGTGAAGGGATTATCGTTGATTGGATGTTACAAAATGGCTACATTGAAAATCGTCTTGTTTTCCAAACCAATGTGCGCGCCCGTAGTGTGATGAAAATTGCCCATAAATATCAGGTGGATTTACCCCATGCCCAGAGGATTGCTCAATTTGCTCTGAAGATTTTTGACCAAACCCAAGGGGAGTTACATGATTGGGGAGAGAAGGAGAGGGAATATCTATGGGCGGCGGCCATTCTTCATAATTGTGGTTTATATATTTCCCACGGGGCGCACCATAAACATTCTTATTATTTAATTCGCCATGCTGAACTTTTAGGCTTTACAGAAATTGAGGTGGAGTTAATCGCCCAAATTGCCCGTTATCATCGCAAGAGTAAACCGAAACGCAAACATGAGTCTTATTATTGTCTTGCCCATGATAATCGTAAAATAATTAAACAAATGAGTGCTATGTTACGCCTTGCGATCGCCCTTGATCGTCGTCAGATTGGGGCTATCAAGGATTTAGAATGTAAATATGACTCGGAATACAAAAAATTACATTTACAACTAATTCCCACTGTTAAAAATGATGACTGTGCGCTGGAGTTATGGAATTTGGACTACAAAAAACCAATTTTTGAAAACGAGTTTGAAGTTAAAGTACTAGCCACCCTTACCAATTAA
- a CDS encoding glycosyltransferase, with product MSKIEPFVSVIIPIYNGEKDIPPLIECLKNQTYNPQKVEFILVDNNSSDLTFKLIQEKIQPLENITIKPIQEQEIQSSYAARNRGIKEAQGEIIAFTDVDCRPQKDWLEKLVQPFSDPNTMIVAGEIKAVQGDNILEKYADKREILSQKYTLANEFSPYGQTANLALRKEALKVVGLFRPYLTTGGDADICWRILKEIESEIKFVPDALVLHRHRDNLKDFQSQWRRYGKSAKYLHQLHGSNLMPNYSTSKYSYRLLVWFIKEFPKNTLKLLMGKGNFVDLIQTPLDMMVGRLRSNAQKKASLPEKAEHIERL from the coding sequence ATGAGCAAAATTGAACCTTTTGTCTCCGTCATTATTCCCATCTACAATGGAGAAAAAGATATTCCACCATTAATAGAATGCTTAAAAAATCAAACCTATAACCCTCAAAAAGTAGAATTTATCTTAGTAGATAATAATAGTTCAGATCTTACCTTTAAACTAATACAAGAAAAAATTCAACCACTAGAAAACATAACCATAAAACCTATTCAAGAACAAGAAATACAAAGTTCTTACGCCGCCCGTAATCGAGGAATAAAAGAAGCACAAGGAGAAATTATCGCTTTTACCGATGTAGATTGTCGCCCCCAAAAAGACTGGCTAGAAAAATTAGTTCAACCATTTTCAGATCCTAACACTATGATTGTAGCAGGAGAAATAAAAGCCGTTCAAGGAGATAATATCCTCGAAAAATATGCAGATAAAAGAGAAATTTTATCTCAGAAATATACCCTCGCCAATGAGTTTTCTCCCTACGGACAAACCGCTAATCTTGCACTCCGCAAAGAAGCCCTCAAGGTAGTAGGATTATTCCGCCCTTATCTAACCACGGGGGGGGATGCGGATATTTGTTGGCGTATTCTCAAAGAAATTGAATCGGAAATAAAATTTGTCCCCGATGCTTTAGTCTTACATCGTCATCGAGATAATCTGAAAGATTTTCAAAGTCAATGGAGGCGTTATGGTAAGTCAGCAAAATATCTTCATCAACTCCACGGCTCAAATTTAATGCCCAATTATTCTACTTCAAAATATAGTTATCGTCTGTTAGTTTGGTTTATCAAAGAGTTTCCTAAAAATACGCTCAAACTATTAATGGGTAAGGGAAATTTTGTTGATTTAATTCAAACTCCATTGGATATGATGGTTGGTAGATTGAGAAGTAATGCCCAAAAAAAGGCTAGTTTACCTGAAAAAGCGGAACATATTGAGCGGTTGTAG
- a CDS encoding GAF domain-containing protein, whose amino-acid sequence MIKTDLDSSHHTRERQPSLKSEGFLFQLLGVTNFLEKNSNVETGLKDLAYMSAQILESQKCSIMLLQTRIIDSHGNKKQEPYLRVFTHYGDLPKEAYEEITQLNDGIAGYVASTGECLLVEDINKSPFVQVARQKEHDYKSLISAPIFIGNQVIGVINVSEQNNHKPFNEKDLEILKIFALFIGKSIQIIELQNMLQSRFLEIAVSKEVEKRGNNITNITPDPAKVSHIVAKAIFKELSKGGFGSNQIINITGEILDLLREKIHREES is encoded by the coding sequence ATGATAAAAACAGACTTAGATAGCTCTCACCACACCAGAGAAAGACAACCATCTTTAAAATCAGAAGGTTTTTTATTTCAACTATTAGGGGTTACTAACTTTTTAGAGAAAAATAGTAACGTTGAAACAGGATTAAAAGATTTAGCATACATGAGCGCCCAAATCTTAGAATCTCAGAAATGCTCTATCATGCTATTACAAACCAGAATTATAGATAGCCATGGTAATAAAAAACAAGAGCCTTATTTAAGAGTATTTACCCACTATGGTGATTTACCCAAGGAAGCCTACGAAGAAATAACTCAGCTAAATGATGGCATTGCAGGATATGTTGCTTCTACGGGGGAATGTTTGTTAGTTGAGGATATTAATAAATCTCCATTTGTGCAAGTTGCGAGACAAAAAGAGCATGATTATAAGAGTTTAATTTCTGCACCTATTTTTATTGGTAATCAGGTAATAGGGGTTATTAATGTTAGTGAGCAAAATAATCATAAACCTTTTAATGAGAAAGATTTAGAAATTTTAAAAATATTTGCTTTGTTTATTGGTAAGTCAATACAAATAATTGAGTTACAGAATATGTTGCAGTCAAGATTTCTGGAAATTGCCGTATCTAAAGAGGTGGAAAAAAGAGGTAATAATATTACTAATATTACCCCAGATCCTGCTAAAGTGTCTCATATTGTGGCGAAGGCTATTTTTAAGGAGTTGAGTAAAGGTGGTTTTGGCTCTAATCAAATTATTAATATTACTGGGGAAATTCTTGATTTGTTAAGAGAAAAAATACATCGGGAAGAAAGTTAA
- a CDS encoding alpha/beta fold hydrolase produces the protein MTTRKTFITNRNIEISYLEWHQGKTPLLLLHGMADHSLVWQNLGEYLQSKYHIVAPDLRGHGNSSKPTTGYFTHHIINDLEALLHHLQWNKIHILAHSWSAKLVPIWAKQNPQLFQTMTLVDPFYINKIPPWSKITFPFLYKVLPFLKMTGTFPDYQSAKNTAQSLKQYQGWSELQQKVFEYSIIENENQQWSSKFASHAKDEIFTDVMLQAGLTETITIPTLFIKPEKGLNKSSWQIKPFQKYLPNLTIKTVPGNHWAFLVEPESFNQVIEEFLEQN, from the coding sequence ATGACAACCAGAAAAACATTCATAACAAACCGCAACATCGAAATATCTTACCTAGAATGGCATCAAGGAAAAACTCCCCTATTACTATTACACGGTATGGCCGACCATAGCCTAGTATGGCAGAATTTAGGAGAATACCTACAATCAAAATATCATATCGTTGCCCCCGACCTCAGAGGACACGGCAACAGCAGTAAACCCACAACGGGTTACTTTACCCACCACATCATCAACGACCTAGAAGCCCTTCTCCATCACCTACAATGGAATAAAATTCATATCCTCGCCCACTCCTGGAGCGCCAAACTAGTACCCATTTGGGCAAAACAAAACCCCCAATTATTTCAAACCATGACTCTAGTTGATCCCTTTTATATCAACAAAATTCCCCCTTGGAGCAAAATTACTTTCCCTTTTTTATATAAAGTATTACCTTTTCTCAAAATGACAGGTACTTTCCCCGATTATCAATCCGCCAAAAATACCGCCCAATCCCTAAAACAATATCAAGGTTGGTCAGAGTTACAACAAAAAGTGTTTGAATATAGTATTATCGAAAACGAAAATCAGCAATGGTCAAGTAAATTTGCATCCCACGCCAAAGATGAAATTTTTACCGATGTCATGCTACAAGCAGGATTAACCGAAACCATTACCATTCCCACGCTTTTTATTAAACCAGAAAAAGGACTCAATAAAAGTTCATGGCAAATTAAACCCTTTCAAAAATATTTACCCAATTTAACCATTAAAACAGTACCGGGAAACCATTGGGCTTTTTTAGTTGAACCAGAATCATTTAATCAAGTTATCGAAGAATTTTTGGAACAAAATTAA
- a CDS encoding NAD(P)/FAD-dependent oxidoreductase, with protein sequence MKLSSKNYESRLDTVYDAIVVGGGMGGLSAAIYLARYGLKCLVIEKGKGRSIWMQDLRNYLGIDPDAPGRDLIQHGTKQAIDWGADHLRAYVEDVKDEGDTFAVKVKVGRKDSVYPVFRSKYLIAASGVIDVLPQLEDMQNVYDYAGYTLHVCMICDGFDMWDQKAVLIAGRESQINAAFVLDWFTPYITVLTHGLFSVGDEMKQKLAERGYPLYESAIARFVGENHKMQGVELEDGTFIEATTGLINMGSIYHNHYLKGIEGLEWDGENLITNDMAQTSHDRIFALGDLKKGLNQVSVAVADGTLAATQIWRNIRRKSEPRKWLENIKG encoded by the coding sequence ATGAAATTATCTAGCAAAAATTATGAGTCACGGCTTGATACGGTTTATGATGCCATTGTGGTAGGTGGTGGCATGGGGGGCTTATCTGCGGCTATTTATTTGGCTAGATATGGTCTAAAATGTTTGGTTATTGAAAAGGGTAAGGGGCGCTCTATATGGATGCAGGATTTACGTAATTATTTAGGAATTGATCCTGATGCCCCCGGTAGGGATTTAATTCAACATGGTACTAAACAAGCTATTGACTGGGGTGCTGATCATCTTAGGGCTTATGTGGAGGATGTGAAGGATGAGGGAGACACTTTTGCGGTTAAGGTAAAGGTGGGTAGAAAAGACAGTGTTTATCCTGTGTTTCGCAGTAAATATTTGATTGCGGCTTCTGGGGTAATTGATGTTTTACCTCAATTGGAGGATATGCAAAATGTTTATGATTATGCTGGTTATACTCTCCATGTTTGTATGATATGTGATGGGTTTGATATGTGGGATCAAAAGGCGGTTTTAATTGCTGGAAGGGAATCGCAAATTAATGCGGCTTTTGTGCTTGATTGGTTTACTCCTTACATTACGGTATTAACCCATGGTTTATTTTCTGTGGGTGATGAGATGAAACAAAAACTAGCAGAGCGTGGTTATCCTTTGTATGAAAGTGCGATCGCCCGTTTCGTTGGCGAAAATCATAAAATGCAAGGGGTAGAGCTGGAAGATGGTACATTCATTGAAGCTACCACCGGATTAATTAATATGGGTTCAATTTACCATAATCACTATCTTAAAGGCATTGAAGGCTTAGAATGGGATGGAGAAAACCTTATTACTAATGATATGGCACAAACTAGCCACGATCGCATCTTCGCCCTAGGAGACTTGAAAAAAGGTTTAAACCAAGTATCTGTAGCCGTGGCAGATGGCACATTAGCCGCCACCCAAATTTGGCGTAATATTCGCCGTAAAAGTGAGCCTAGAAAGTGGTTGGAAAACATTAAGGGATAA